TTCCAATTTCTTCGCATTACACTGACAATGGCTGTGCTGAGGCTTTTTTGGGTTACAGGCATACTCTTACCGAAATGTGCTACCTGTACTATCAGACAAGTATCGTTCCATTGCTTTTGACTGGCTTGGTGAGTTATGTACATTTTTTGGTGCTTGATAAATGTAGAATAATCGAATAAATTGGCAGAGAAAAGCTATGTCATTCATATGATGGCAAAACACATTCTGAAAAATTACTGGTCATTAGTCTCAAAGAGTATATGGAGCAACATAGAAAGTCATCACTGGTACAAGTTATCAACCTCTGATGTCAGAAATCAAGAACAGAAGGGACAGATTTGACTAGCTTACCAGTTACCAACTTACCACCCACAAAACTTTTTCCCCTTTTGTAAAAATCTCCTCAGCGCTCTACGGACTAGTAAATAACTGGTTGTGTTTCTGTTTGGTGTTCCCGCTCAGTCCCCAGAAGTTAGAACAATTAGATATTTATCTGTAACTCTAGAACAAAGAAGTTTGTATTTGCAGGTTTTGGATTCTCAGACAAGCCTCAACCTAAATATGGTTTTGACTATACTCTGGATGGTAATGTGATCTTCATATTATTCCTTTTGTTCCAAACAATCGTGTTGAACTGCATACTAATATGAACTACCATGTTCCAGAATATACTTCAGCCCTGGAATCATTAATCGATGCTGTTGCTCCTGATAAGCTCTCCATTGTTGTTCAGGTGCTTCTCATCATATGGATGTTGGTTAATGTATCATTGTGTGTGTGTTTTAATGCAAGAATGTAAAATCTTGCAGGGGTACTTCGCTCCAATTGTAGTCAAATATGCTAAAGAACATCAGGACAAGTTGAACCACCTTATACTAGTTAATCCACCGGTAAGTTTTTTTATCGTGTATTTTGCACAGGCATTTTGGTGAGATAAGCAAGTTTTCCCTCTAAAGCTTCATTATACATTAAGAGTTGCAGGCTGAATCTAATTTATGAGTTAAAGGCTTCATTATGTTTCAAGAGTTATAGGCTGATCACGGGATATCTCATATTATAGATAACCGACAAACATGCAAAGCTTCCATCCACCCTTGCATGTTTCAGCAACTTTTTGTTGGGCGAAGTATTTTCTCAGGTTAGCAGCTATTGTGCCAACTTTGCCTAGACTTATGTTATATAACCATTTTGGTTAAAAACAACTGTCTTAAATCTTTCAGGATCCTCTTAGAGCTAGTGATAAGGCCTTGACTAGTAGTGGGCCATACATGATGAAGGAGGAAGATGCTACTGTATATAGAAGGCCATACCTTGTCTCAGGTGCATCTGGTTTTGCACTGAATGCAATAACAAGAGCTATGGGAAAGGATCTTAAGGTAGTATGCTCATCTATTGCCTGGCTTTTGTTTCAAAAAGAGGGTAATCCCTGTCTATTGATGCAGACAGCTAATCTATCACCTTGCTATTGCTATGTTAATTTAAATGCTCTAAATTGGTTGTTTTAATACAGGCTTACATTGAGTCCATGAGGAGCATATTAGCGAGTGATTCATGGAATACGAAGACAACAATATGTTGGGGCTTGAGAGATCGTTGGCTCACTTATgatggggttgaagatttttgtgatGGCCTAAAACACAACGTTGTGCAGCTGCCAATGGTTTGTTTCTGTACACTTCTCCCAATTTTTTTAAAACATTATGTTCAAAGTACTTAAATGGAAATTAAATGAAATCAAAGTAAAGTTACTGCAGGTCTAGATTATTTTCATGGTTCCTTGTATTAGGAATAGGTGGCTGATACATCTTCTTTTTCTTGCGCAACTAATTTGGATGCCTGGATCTTGTTTTCTTCActtcacgtgttactaatttggTTTCATGACTTATCATACAGGCAGGGCACCATGCTCAGGAGGATCGTGGTGAAGAGCTAGGGAATATACTAAAACGTATACTGAGGTAATGCTGTTGAAACTTTATTTACTTCCTTTCACAGTTGAATTTTTGACATTGTCCGCCACAAATGTCGTTTTTAACTGTTTACACCACTGCAAAACTGACTGGCTCAGAGAAGTCAGACTCAATATCAAGCATTCATGTAATACATTCTTTTGAGTAACAGAATAAGTAAGCCTTGTTGTTACaaggtgttagagtacgtaatgggcctaatggcctgGGCTGGTCTAACACAAGGTGTGTTAAAAGGATTCCATAGCACTCAGATAACTCCCACTGGAGTTTTATGTGATGAGGAATGTAGTTATGAGATATGTCATAACATTTCTTGTCAGCGTTTATGTTTGGGCAGCTTCAGGGGGAAAATCTGTTTTCCTGATGTATCCAAGGCTCTGCGTCTACCTAATTAGCTCTAAGACTATATAAAGTCCTACTAGCAATGGCAGGGAGACAAGCATCCCAAAAATCACCCTGCAAAATTGAGCAACAAACGGTGTAAGACTAAGAAATTGTTGTCTGCATAAGCATTTGCCCTCATCTAATTGTAGTTTATAGTTAGTTCCAAAGACTTACGCAGTACTAAGGACGTCTGCATGCAGCCCGTATTCTTTTGCAAATATGAACGACGTGATTGATTGAGGTAGTGCAGCCTGCAGAATGTTCAAACAAAGCTTAGTCAGGCTATAGGCACAGGAAAATGTCAACAGCATTATAATGCATTACCCCCGTTGTTTTTAATTACAGTCCAATATATTTCAAGAATTAAATATAGAAAGTATTATAAAGAGGTACCAATTTTTTATTTGAAATTTCTTAACAACAATATGTAGAACCTCGTGTACACTCATTTTAGTAAGGTTGAGCTGTAGAGAGGAACATCTTCTTGGTATATGAGATCGGACCTTCATAACCCTACCATCACCCAGATGATAACTTTCCCACTATCTGGCTGGAGGCCAATTCCCCCCTCTTTTTAGACCACAAATTCTTGGAGTCCAGGATTGAGTTCACACCTGTTCCAAGCACCGCCTCCAGAGTAACATTCTCCCTTTTACCTCCAGTTTGTTAAATTGTGGCAGTCCTTTACCTTGACAATAAGTAGTGATTGTTTCACCAAAGCAAAACTGGCACCGCTTTGCATCTTTTATGATGTTATATATAGGGTTTGAAGTGCCAACATGGGGTATTATGAAAGGATGACGAGGCATGGACATCAGTCAGGCATCAAAGAGGGCAGACTATTCTTTAACCATGATCCACATCAAAATATTTATTGGTTCATATGAGGCCAACTCATCCCCAGTGAAATGCGCATTAGCTGACATGATGAGGAGTAGGACTACCCTGGTGCATCGTCTAAGTGCTGACTCCACAATAGCAGCTACTGGTTTAAAAAACCCTTAACATGATTATGTTGTCAAACTTTACATATCACTATATGGATGCTAGTGTTTAACCAACAGTTTAGTGTGGTTCATGCCTATGCGACTGTATGACAAGCATCTAATGAGTGGTTGTTAATGTCTTGCTGTTTTGGACATGGCCTTTTTTCATCAGAGGATGACTATAGTCATATGGGGCCAGGCTCTACAACATGCCAAAAACAGGTGGTGTGCCCTTGCTTGCACTTTCTCTAagcctttcttttccttttcctttaatTTAAGCACAGTTTCGATCCCCGACCGATTTCAACGATCTCCTCTCGTCCTCGCCAGGGGTCAAAATGTGGCACAACAATAGCAAATAAGGACATGCACTCTTCTTGGTATGAAAAAGAGAAGCTGCGCCGCCCCATTGAAGGCCAATCCACTCCATGGTCAAGACAGCGCTCTAGAGTGATTTTGAGTGTGTACGGACACAAACAAACGGCAATTACCGGTCTGTGTTCCATGTTATTGGATGCGTTTTTCAGTGTGCGTTGTGCATGATTTATAATGTTCTTAAACAATATCAACACAGATGACCAAGATGATAATTCTGCTAACTGCAATCACACAACTATACTGTTTGGAACGCGTACGTGTCCCATGCCACGTAACGATGTGATTAAACTATAATGAGTCTGTTATTGCTCCTGTGGTGCATGCTTAGCTTTTAAGCATTAGGCTCCATGTTTGTGGCTCTGCAGGCAGCGTTGGTCTCAAAAGCCCAAAGTGGCGAGGTTAGTGGTGCTGTCAAACTAGGACTCGAATCTCAGATTGGGATCGCACATTTGTGTGTGTGGTCTTGAGGAAATTATACCTAATCTACATCGACTAAAGAAAACCTTCGGGCGGCTTTGTGTTCTTGTGGTAATGTTTTCTCCGCGGATGCGATCTAATGTCGGTGAAATCCAATCATGGTAGATGACTTTGTGAAAGCTTTTGTTTAAAATGCACAGTAAGGACCGAAGTGCTCGGCTTAAGCTGGTTTTCTTTTCGGGTCAAAAGTGAAGCCACGGGACTTTGCTATAAAGTGGTAAAAACTCTTCATTGGTTTTCTTGCATGCATGCCTAGGAAGGCAGATGCTGGGTGGGTTGACATCAGCATAGCATCAACTCGCGTAGCATTAACCAAGTGAAAATTCTCAGGTGTCAGGAAACAGAGACTAGATGTTCAGTAATACACAGCCCCTTTGAGCGTGTTGGCTTTGAAACGGTTTCGTAAACACAAATTTGATCTCTAATCTTATAAACATGTCGGTAAAAAGGGACCGACTAGACATGGATAGCCGACCGATCAAAATCTTGTGCTATCTCTGTCTATACAtgaactgccaaaacgtcttatatttagaaatggagggtatATCTTTTTTGTACTTACACGAATCACCACGTGTTTAGGCCAGATAGTTTTTAGTGGTAACTGTAAAAAGGTTATTTCTCAGTTGCTTAATaaggggattcagaagcagaactGAAGTATTCAGATTAGTGAAATTTTGTTGGACGCATGTAGAATAGCATAAGGAGATGAGGTGATGAGGTGATTAGGGAGCGGTACGTGCCTGTATGATGGCGACGCGGAGGACGTCGCCGCGGAGGCCGACGGCGATGGAGCCGATGGCCATGGCGACCGGGCCGAGACCGAACTTGAGGGCCAGGCCCAGGGCCGCATACCCCGGCCCGCACGCCAGGATCCTCTCTTGCTGCGCCATGAACAGTCCTGCATGCACACAAAaattagctagctagtactaccccGTACTACATGAGTTAACCGAACAACTCTAGAATAATCTTGTAAGTTTCTCTAGTAGGGTAATATTTTTTGTTGCCTTTCACTCCTGTTTTAGGTTGCTGTCGACCACAGACAGCATGCATGCAACGTGAAAGCAGAACCTGTGCCTTTTGGTGGATGGATTCCTCTGCAAATATTCTATTGCTTTTGCTATATACGATTCTTTGTACTATTTCATTTCTTTTAGGTAATTATTACTAATAACCAAATGGAATATGTATTACTACTAGATGATGGGGTATTAGATCCGGATTGGAACAAGTAGCGATGCAAAGCTATGGAAGTGATAGCTATGCGATACCTCTGCGATTAAGATTAACCACTATGCACCAGCAGTGCATGCACGTACGTAAATCTGGATAAAACATgcgcatgtttgcatcatattcatATATAAGTAATGGATTGGTGACTCACCCATGCTGAACATGGCCATCCCCGTGCCCGACTTGGACATGATGAGCACCGAGTTCTCCAGGACACTTGGCAGCTCCATGTGTAGCCTGCATATTAATTTCATGTTCAGCTAGCACAAACTTATTGAAACTTGTTAACATGGGGTGCAAAAGATGGGCAGTAAAATAGTTCGTCCCATTGCATATCTACCGTGCATGCATATGCATTTGGGGAGCAGAAAATAAATTCTAAACAAATTATATGGCTAGCTCTAGTCTAGGGCTTGTGGAGAGGAGATAGCATTAAAGCAGCATGCATATGCATACGCATGCAGTGCTGCATGGTGAGCGACACGTCGGAATGCACGTAGCACCATACCTGTTGGCAACACAGGCCCAGGTGATGCCCACGAAGCTGGCGTAGGTGTTGGGGTTGCGCGCCAGCTTGTGCGCCACCGT
The Triticum dicoccoides isolate Atlit2015 ecotype Zavitan chromosome 3A, WEW_v2.0, whole genome shotgun sequence genome window above contains:
- the LOC119270091 gene encoding cis-3-alkyl-4-alkyloxetan-2-one decarboxylase-like isoform X2; amino-acid sequence: MAPPLAAPRFHAALPRGLLLRPRKPLPTWRRAARPDDQDLYVDDDIGDGFSFSGGKYAEAEGPSKSDEWFAQGRMVKAHALYGNKEKAKDPFFGLTMGSGSQSSGDVFNWFCVEAGSSSNPTVLLIHGFPSQAYSYRNVLPVLSDKYRSIAFDWLGFGFSDKPQPKYGFDYTLDEYTSALESLIDAVAPDKLSIVVQGYFAPIVVKYAKEHQDKLNHLILVNPPITDKHAKLPSTLACFSNFLLGEVFSQDPLRASDKALTSSGPYMMKEEDATVYRRPYLVSGASGFALNAITRAMGKDLKAYIESMRSILASDSWNTKTTICWGLRDRWLTYDGVEDFCDGLKHNVVQLPMAGHHAQEDRGEELGNILKRILRV
- the LOC119270091 gene encoding cis-3-alkyl-4-alkyloxetan-2-one decarboxylase-like isoform X1; translation: MAPPLAAPRFHAALPRGLLLRPRKPLPTWRRAARPDDQDLYVDDDIGDGFSFSGGKYAEAEGPSKSDEWFAQGRMVKAHALYGNKEKAKDPFFGLTMGSGSQSSGDVFNWFCVEAGSSSNPTVLLIHGFPSQAYSYRNVLPVLSDKYRSIAFDWLGFGFSDKPQPKYGFDYTLDEYTSALESLIDAVAPDKLSIVVQGYFAPIVVKYAKEHQDKLNHLILVNPPITDKHAKLPSTLACFSNFLLGEVFSQDPLRASDKALTSSGPYMMKEEDATVYRRPYLVSGASGFALNAITRAMGKDLKAYIESMRSILASDSWNTKTTICWGLRDRWLTYDGVEDFCDGLKHNVVQLPMAGHHAQEDRGEELGNILKRILRG